taaacataatataatttataatgataaaatggttggtaaaaattttaaagaagatATACTAGCAAcgctttaaaatattaatgtaatattgaatatcaatttatatatatatttatatgatatAAGTTTTTCatgaaactaaagaataaaaataattgaagttgcgtattttataaatgaaaaatttcaaacttttgtaaattttaaaaaattgaagtttGAGATTTAAGCTTTAAAACTTCCATGAACTTTGAAAGGAGAAAAGAGGAGTGACTCATCTTCAAGTTAGTTACcgctttttgtttttgatatgaAGGAGAGGATTGAGTGATACAATACTATAGAGAAGAGAAAAGTTTTTTATACATGTGGTGTCAATAGTATTTTAGTAGAGATCGGAAGGTCTGTTTTgagtttagaaaaaaataaaaaacataaaaattttaatcgaACGGTCcgttttgatttaaaaaaaaaagaaaataaaattaatcggACGGTCCGTTTTGatttagaagaaaagaaaacaaaattaatcgGACGGTCTGATTTgtgatttcaaaaataaaaaaaatttaatgttaaaattagactattcaatttttattttaacaaataaaaaaataaaaaatacaaatcgaATCCTTcgatttagaatttatttttttcgtcaAACAAATCGAACCCTTCGAtttgtagtttattttttttatcaaataaatcGTACCGTccaatttgaataaaataccatataaaaaaataccaaattttttaataataatatattacacatatatttaatcaatataaaaaaaattagtcgttaccgctttttgtttttaatataatttaaaatttaggatttagagttGTCCGTTGTCCGTTGCCCGAGCAAGTTGCATTGGCAATTGGGGATAATTGCCTCGTTACTTTGCCCTAAAAACAACATTTGAGTCTCTCTATAAAAGCCTCTCGTTTTCTTATCATCTACTTTTCACAATACGTctaacttatttattttcacattatatttttttcccaTTCAAtcttatattttctatttttctttattgtttacTTCATTGAGTTCTTCGGcactttttatttattgatatgGAAGAGAGAGTTAAATGATATAATACTATAGAAAAGAGGGATACTTTTTATGTATATGATGTTAGtagtattttagtaaaaatcaGAGGGTCTGTTTTAAatttaggaaaaaaataaaaaaataaaaagtctaATCGAAGAATtcgttttgattaaaaaaaaacaaaactaatCGAAAGGTTCGATttatgttttcgaaaataaaaattgctgttcgatttttatttttaaaaataaaaaataaaaaatataaattaggcTCTCTAatttatagtttattttttttcaaacaaatcGAATCTACCGAGATTTgcagtttatttttttcttcaaacatACATCCGATTTGAATaataccaaaaagaaaaaatacgtGTGCAGCTTGGTGCTTCAAGCTGCTTCAATAATCATAAGAGGCTTAtgtctttttttcatttttggcgAGCAGACACAAAAGAGCCCAAATACATTAACCAAACCTAAACCTCCATTCTCCTATAAATAAGGAGAGAGGCTATGACGAAAATTCCAATTAAACATTTCTCTCTCCTTGCCCAAGAAAAAAACGTTTCTCTCTCGCGTAAAAGGAAACAGGTAAAGTCCTGAGCCTGGGCTGCGGTGGCCCTCCTCCCTCCCCccccccttttcttcttctactcctNNNNNNNNNNNNNNNNNNNNNNNNNNNNNNNNNNNNNNNNNNNNNNNNNNNNNNNNNNNNNNNNNNNNNNNNNNNNNNNNNNNNNNNNNNNNNNNNNNNNNNNNNNNNNNNNNNNNNNNNNNNNNNNNNNNNNNNNNNNNNNNNNNNNNNNNNNNNNNNNNNNNNNNNNNNNNNNNNNNNNNNNNNNNNNNNNNNNNNNNNNNNNNNNNNNNNNNNNNNNNNNNNNNNNNNNNNccactttctctctcttttcgcCGGTCATAATCCTTTCTCCTTCCTTTGCATCCCTTCTCTTTTGTAGTTACTTTCTGTTTGTTTGTGTGGTTTCTGTCTCAAGAGATCTAGATCTGAGATCCAGATCTAGATTAAATAACCCCTTTGTGGTGTTTCTCTCCCCTTTTGTGGTGTTTCTGGTCCCTCTATGGGTGTGTTACTGATGTGTGAAGAAAATCTCATGCCCTAAGCTGTTCAAGCTGTGATGTTTATGGTTTGATGAATCAGAAGGgattaagagagggagagagataggTTCTTCTCATTgttggagaaaataaaaaattccccttaaaaaatatttgttgagttattacaccttatatactatgtacttttttttatgtactctcactaaaaaataattacaatggtaaacctattattgataaagaaataatctaggtaacacCCTCCCGCAAGCTAGAATTGTGTAAATCTAACAATCCTAGCTTGGAAACATTGGCAAGAAAAGGACCCGGTGGCAGAGCTTTGGTAAGAAAATCAGCAAGTTGATCCTTGGAACGAACTGGCATAAGATGAATGAGACCAGACAAATGCTTTTCACGAACAATGTGGCAGTCCACTTCAATGTGTTTAGTTCTTTCATGAAAAATGGGATTATTGGCAATGTGAATGGCTGACTGGTTGTCACAGAATAGAGTGATAGACTTTTGAAGCGGCAAGCCAATGAAATCCATTAAGAAAGATAACCAACTAGCTTCACAAGTGGCAACAGCAAGAGACCTATATTCAGCTTCTGCAGAGGACTTGGCAACTGTGGTTTGCTTTTTACTCTTCCAGCTAATGAGCGAGTTCCCAAGCATGAAGCAATAACCAGAAATAGAGCGACGAGTATCGGCACAGGTAGCCCAGTCAGCATCGGCAAATCCAGTGAGATGCAGATTAGaagtagaggagaagaagagaccaGTTGCAGGTCGGCCTTTTAAATATCGGAGTACACGAAAAGCAGCCTGTAGGTGAAAAGTTGTTGCACAGTCCAAAAATGGAAAATgagtttcataaaaaatttgaaagtttCTGACTATAATCAAATGGAGTAGAGAGAGGCTTGCAATCTAGATAACCAAAATCTCTGAGAAGGTCCATGGTGTACTTCCGCTGATAAATGTGAATTCCAGAGTTAGAGCGTGCTACTTCCATTCCCAAGAAGTATTTGAGATCACCAAGAtcctttattttgaatttgtcatcCAAATCTTGCTTGATGGAATTGATTTCACCAATGTCATTCCCGGTTAAAACCAAGTCATCAACATATACTAGAATGGCAGTGAAACTTTCAGATTGTTTCTTAATGAAGAGTGAATGATCATCAAAAAACTGCTTATAACCAGCATCCACAAGAGTCTGAGTGAGCTTAATGTTCCATTGCCTGCTTGCTTGCTTAAGCCCATATAGAGATTTTTGCAATTTACctagattatttctttatcaataataggtttaccattgtaattattttttagtgagagtacataaaaaaaagtacatagtatataaggtgtaataactcaacaaatattttttaaggggGATTTTTTATTCTCTCCAACAATGAGAAGAAcctatctctctccctctcttaatcCCTTCTGATTGAAATAGCAGTGCTCTAGCAACACCTAAAATATGCTGgtgttttctctctacaatCCCGTTTTTCTCTGGTGTTTCTACACAAGAAGTTTGGTGTAAAATTCCAGTTGATGCAAAAAAGGATTTTAGAGTAAATTATGGCCTATTGTCGGTCCTTATACACTtaacttgtttttcaaaatgtactctgacaaaattcacaaaattaataaccaaTTGTGATGCTTCAGAtttggttttcataaaaaaaatccaagtgAATTTGCTCTTACCATCCACCACAGTCAAAAAATACCTATGTCCTTCATTGGAAGGGACAGAAATAGGACCCCAGATATCCATatgaactaaatcaaaacaatcttttattttagttgtactaagattaaaagataatttcttttgttttgcaaAATGACATGAATCACAAGGAAAATTTGAAGCAATACTATCTATAAAAGGATAATACTTCTTCAGAAAAATCAATTTATGCATGGGTATGTGTCCTAATCTAAGATGCCAAATGTTGTTGTGCTCACTGTGTGAAGGTGTGGTGGGATGAGTAGTAGTAGTTACCGCCAATGAAGCTTGCTTTGTTGGAAGAGGGGGAAAATGAGAGAATTCTGGTTCTCTACTCATTGTATATAACCCTTCGATACACTCAGCAATGCCAATCACTTTTTATGTGGATCTATCTTGTATCTCACAACACTTATCATTGATTAACAATTGACAATGTAAGTTTGAGGTTAACTTTGACACAGatatcaatttaaaatcaaaagaaggaatgtataaaacatttttgagaaaaaaatttttagagaatgTGATTGTGCCAATGATGGTGCTAATAGTTTTGGTTCCATTTGGCAATATCACATTGATTGGATcaatattttgaaaacttgcAAAATCTTTTAAGTCAAAAGTCACATGGTCTGTTGCACTGAAATCAATGACCTATAGTGCAGATTTTGGAGTGATAATGCTCATAATTCTCGCATTAAAATGTAATGCAATGGTTTTACCTGGAGTGGAAGTGTGAATGGAATTAGTCAAAATTTGATTTGCATTATGAGGTTGTTGCTGCACACTTTTGTCTTTGATCAACTCTAACAAGGCAAATCTTTACTTTGGAGTGAATCCAGATCTTGATATTCCAATGTTCTCTTGGAGACAATTGAGCTGGAATTGTTTGTCACTGAGTATATCATCATGCCCCTCAGTGATCACGTGATTGATGGTGGTGTTATGTTGCTGCCATTGGTAGAAGTGGGAGGAGTACCCATGCTTCTTATAGCATACATCTTCTGTGTGGCCTTGCTTGTTGCAATGAGAGCAAGCCAATGTAGCTCCATGACCTCTACAATGGGAGGATCTGTTTGCCATGTTTGCCATTTTGAGAAATCAATGAATCACAGAGTAATAGGGATTcagatcttcttccttccaactCGTTGATCGGAACAGCTATGTTCACCAAGAAAGAATCTTGCGAAATAGCCTCTCATCAAACTCTATTGGATGAGTTTGAAGGAAGAGGTAAGAATGAGGGAAAGAAAATgtcgaaagaaaaattagggaTAGAAAGAGAATGGCAAAATTGGATTGATCTCAATTcacaaccttttttttttggattcacAGCTTGGTTGCTCTCCACGCTCACCGCACCATGAAGAAAATCTCATGCCCTAAGCTGTTCAAGCTGTGATGTTTATGGTTTGATGAATCAGAAGGgattaagagagagagagagataggtTCTTCTCATTGTTGGAGAGAATAAAAAATCccccttaaaaaatatttgttgagttattacaccttatatactatgtacttttttttatgtactctcactaaaaaataattacaatggtaaacctattattgataaagaaataatctaggtaacaATGTGTTCCCAGACTCGGGATGAAGATATAATGAAGGTTTTTCATTTATGGAAATGTTTACAGTTCCAGAGAACTTTTGGACCGATtctggaaagaagagaagatagGTTTCTATAGTGCAGCGCTTACTGTGaagatttagaaataaaagagaagCTATAATGGCATGTGTTTGCGTTTGGgttgtgtgttttttctttgaatatttTTTCTCAGCTGTATGTGCTtgtgttttatttgtttcttcttctctcgATGTCATATTCTATTTTTCTTGaactttattttgtatttgtatttttctggCTTTTTTAGCTCTAGATCTCATctccaaatttttttcttgtttttgatttttttgttttcccttctaTCGATCTCATTTCCTATAtttcctaaattttattttttttgtttttttggtcCGGATCTCAtctccatttttttgttttttatttgtttttttctggTTTGTCTTTTTTGGATCccatcttaattttattttgtgtttgtgttttgaCATCTgtttctttccttgttttttcttctctggatctcattttcaatttttttcttatttttgatgtccgtttttattttttttgattttttcttctctcaatctcatcttcctttctttcatatactttattttgtttagaTTTTTCTAATGATCTaatgttttgtgtttttctcgtAGATTAGATGACAAGTAAACATGTCTGGAAGTACAATCTGGAATTCGGGGATGTGGAGGAATCACTGATGTCAGACATGTTGTATCTCGTTCTAATTAAGTATGTATTGTTATAATTTATTCATGTATTATCTCCatcaatttatgtatttttagtaataattttattttgtttatttttcagAAATGATGTTACTGATTTTAATAAGGATTTGATTACCATGACTAAGGAGCGGCTCTTTTACAAAGTTCCATTCTTTGAAGTTAAAGAGCAGAATTGCCCTCCAATTTTGGAGGATATCTTGAATGTCTCCAAGGTTACTTGTCCGACCATCCTCCTCCTCAGGGGATGGCAGTTGGTCAACCATTATCCATATCATACTGCTACTGCAGCTCGACTTTCCTCCTTTGTATCCTCTCATATGGTAttaatttagtataaataatGCAATGGATATtcgttttttaatttgaatatggaAGCAAAGTGTAGTTGGACTCGGATAATGGGAATATAGCGATGTTAtgctttttaatttgatttttgttttttcgtGGTTGATCTCATTTccattttgtttatttttcattgttttctttttggtcTAAATCTcatctccaatttttttttgttttttatttgtgtttttttctgattttgtcttttttagatctcatttttgattttttctaaactttattttgtgtttgtgttttgatttctgttttttttcctggttttctcttttttgtgtGTTAGATCTATCTCATCTCTGAATCTCACTTTCTTTCATACACTTCATTTTgtttgagaatatttttaatGATCTAATGTTTTGTGATTTTCTCCTAGTTTACAACAAGTGAATATGTCTTGGAGGACGTTCTGGGATTAGGTGCTGCTGAGAAGTCACCTAGTGGTAACAGCACATCATCTTCCGAGgatgaaaaaaatagagagcGTGGATTCCATTTGGAATCTCCGAAAAGAGAAGAACACGACAAAGAAAGTTAGAAGGATGGATTTGATTTCTCGGGTTTGGATGAGTCCCACATGGCTGAGTTATTGAGGAATCCCCCATTAGAGGAACTACTGAAGTCAAACAATTTATATCTCCTTCTAATTAAGTATGTATTGTTATAATTTATTCATGTATTATCTCGTCCatcaatttatgtatttttagtaataattttattttgtttatttttcagaaataatattattaatgcCGATGAGGATTTGATTATCAAGACTAAGGATTTGATTATCAAGACTAAGGAGAAGCTCTTTTACGGAGTTCCATTCATTGAAGTTAAAGAGCAGGATTGTCCTCCAATTTTGGAAGATATCTTGGATGTCTCCAAGGTTGCTTGTCCGACCATCCTCCTCCTCAGGGGATCGCTGTTGGTCAGCCATTATCCATATTATTCCACTACTGCAACTCAACTTTCCTTCTCTGTCTCCCCTTATATCGAGGCTGACATTCGGGATTTAATGCCTTGagcattaaaaactaaaaactatggGAAAATTTTCAGGTGTTACAATCACTTTACTCATACATTGGTATGACAAGTACTATCAGGTAGCCAATTAAAAAGTTGTTGTGTATAATATTGTGTAAAGACCAAAAAGACTATGGAAGGACACTCAATGAAACGGCTAAAGATAATCCTCAAAGAAAGCTTATTATGAGATAGCTGAATTGGAATAAGCTGGTGGTGGCTCTTGGCTAATAGGCTTTGATCGTATGcccgtttttttatttttggactaacttatttcttttaattaatggTTGATAATTTTTAGCCCAAACTgtatgatgagtttgaaaaagaaaaagaaaaaatatgtgaaataaaaaagttataactAATCAGATTTGTAATTAATAGAGTTAGGTTTTTCGATCCGCAGGAGATTGCTTCAATCTCGTTGATGCTCTCCAAGAACTTTAATCTCTCTCAGTTTCTCATacccaaaaaagaagaagaagatttgtaattaattaaaaaagtaatcAAATTTGTACTGTATTGGATAGATGATATTTTCCAGAGGATTGGAAGGTTAGGAAAGtgtgaggaagaagaaggtatAATTTTGATGCTGCCGGGATGTGTGTTAAAGGAACGCAATGTTGAGATGCATAATGCTATGCTGAGTTCTGTCATCTTCCCAAGGAGAAGAGCCGATTTTAAGATATTCCAGCAGCTGATTCCTCTCCCCGGCGACCTTCTCTCCAGTGGCTCACTCCTTGCGTCGCCGTCTCCCACCGCTATTGAAGCAGCAAGGTTCTTATCTGGTAGGGCCTTGGATTCATTCAAGGAGTGCCGTAGGCTTATGTGCATCGGGATTGGGGAGGTAAGTTCCACTAAGAGGGAGTGTAGTTGTTGTTAGTGTTTTTGTTTTACATCGTATTTGTCTTTTGGGTGTGATTCCGGGTCGGCTCAATCTTAGGCCACCCTGCCGAATAccttaataaaaagaaaactgtGTTTTCCAAAGAATATGATTGTTGGAGCAATAGTAGGGAGCTTACAAAGAGGAGGTAGGTGGTTTACCGACGTGGTGGTTTTTGGGGTCTTCCATTTCTGTGTTTGTGTCATTTGAATGTGTTCATGGAGTGGATGTAGTCAGGTATTGAACGGTTCCT
The genomic region above belongs to Arachis duranensis cultivar V14167 chromosome 3, aradu.V14167.gnm2.J7QH, whole genome shotgun sequence and contains:
- the LOC127745808 gene encoding uncharacterized protein LOC127745808 isoform X3, producing the protein MMTSKHVWKYNLEFGDVEESLMSDMLYLVLIKNDVTDFNKDLITMTKERLFYKVPFFEVKEQNCPPILEDILNVSKVTCPTILLLRGWQLVNHYPYHTATAARLSSFVSSHMFTTSEYVLEDVLGLGAAEKSPSGNSTSSSEDEKNRERGFHLESPKREEHDKES
- the LOC127745808 gene encoding uncharacterized protein LOC127745808 isoform X2; this encodes MACVCVWMTSKHVWKYNLEFGDVEESLMSDMLYLVLIKNDVTDFNKDLITMTKERLFYKVPFFEVKEQNCPPILEDILNVSKVTCPTILLLRGWQLVNHYPYHTATAARLSSFVSSHMFTTSEYVLEDVLGLGAAEKSPSGNSTSSSEDEKNRERGFHLESPKREEHDKES
- the LOC127745808 gene encoding uncharacterized protein LOC127745808 isoform X1, producing MACVCVWVVCFFFEYFFSAMTSKHVWKYNLEFGDVEESLMSDMLYLVLIKNDVTDFNKDLITMTKERLFYKVPFFEVKEQNCPPILEDILNVSKVTCPTILLLRGWQLVNHYPYHTATAARLSSFVSSHMFTTSEYVLEDVLGLGAAEKSPSGNSTSSSEDEKNRERGFHLESPKREEHDKES
- the LOC127745808 gene encoding uncharacterized protein LOC127745808 isoform X4; the protein is MTSKHVWKYNLEFGDVEESLMSDMLYLVLIKNDVTDFNKDLITMTKERLFYKVPFFEVKEQNCPPILEDILNVSKVTCPTILLLRGWQLVNHYPYHTATAARLSSFVSSHMFTTSEYVLEDVLGLGAAEKSPSGNSTSSSEDEKNRERGFHLESPKREEHDKES